CAGCCTACGTCAACGATGGTCGGGCGTTCGTCAAAACTTTCGAGTACGACCCCGAGGCGACCTATCCCGACCGCGGGGCCTCGGTCGAGGTGTACATGCTGGATCACATGCTCGAACTGGAGACGTTGGGACCGCTCGTCGAACTCGCGCCCGGCGAGACCACGAGCCACACCGAGCGGTGGCACCTCTTCGAAGACGTTTCAGAACCCGAAACCGGGGCCGACGCCGCGTCGATCGCGCCGGAGTAGCTAGCCGTCCACGGCTCGCGTTCGCCCGACTACAGCTCTCGCGCGGCCTCGACCGCAGTATCGATATCCGGGGCATCGAAGACGTCACCGCCGACGTAGGCGTTCATGCCGGCACAGTACAGGTCCCGCGCGGTCTCGATGACGGCCGACTCGAGCGGTTCGGGCTCGCGGTCGCACAGCGACTTCCAGTCGGCGACGCCGCGCTCGTCGGCCGCGTCCTTGGCCTCGCTGACGGCCGCGACCCACTCCGGCTGGGTGCGCTTGTGGTACTGCCGGAGCACCTCCTTGCTGACCTCCTGACCGTCGTAGGAAAAGCGGTTCTCGTCGAAGGTACCGACGACGTCGGCGACGCGAATCTCGCCCTCGTGGTAGAAACACTCGATCTTGCCGTCCTCGTGGACGAATCCCGACCGTGCGGCCTGTTCGGTGAGGATGTGATCGACGGACAGCGCCAGCTCTTCCAGACGGTCGATGTCGGCCGCCCCGGCGATCCGATCGGCCTGCTCGCGGTCGAGATACCGGTCCTGTTTCTCGTATTTCGTCGAGAACTCCACGATCGGTTCGGGGAGGTCGACCGGTTCGTCCGGCCACTCCTCATAGTCCAATCCGTACTCTGTGGGTTCCGAGCGCTTTCGCAGCGATGATCCGACGGGGACGGTGTTGCGGAAGACGATCTCCAGCGGGATCAGGTAGTTCTCGCCCGCGGCCTCGTGGTAGGCGTCGTAATCGTAATCGGCCCCGTCGTGAGGGAGGTCAGGGACCTGCGTCAGCGAGATCACCATCTCGCGCGGGGCGATCCCGGCGACGAGCGCCTCGCTCAGGTCGACGACCGCCCGCTCGGCGTCGGCCCCGACCGCCTCGCCCGGGACGGCCACGCCCTCGTAGTGGGTCGGGATGTGGTTCTGCTCGAGCACCTCGAAGTTGTACGCGCCCATCGTGCACAGCGACGCGCCCTTCTGTGGGATCTCGTCGGGCATCTTCCCCCAGTCGAACACGGAGTAGTCGTCGGTGAACACGAACGCGCCGCGGCCGAGGTCCTCGGCGGTCGGCTCCTGGTCGATCCGGAAGTCTTTGACGCTCGTCATTGGCGGGGTTTCCGCCCGGACCACCATAGGGTTTCACATCACCGCGCGACAAAGTATCTAGGTGAGGTCCCGGTCGATCAACCATGTACGAAAAGATCCTCTTTCCGTTCGACGGGAGCGACGGGGCGGCCGAAGTACTGCAGCACGCGGGGGAACTCGCCCACTGGGAGGACGGGTCGATCCGACTGTTGTACGTCGCCGATACGAACGAGGTGAGCGTCTCGCGCGTCGGCGACGAGATGCTCGATAGTCTCATCGAACACGGCGAGGAGATCCTCTCGGACGCCGCCGGGATCCTGGAGTCGCTCGACGTACGGTACACGACCGATATCGCGAAGGGGACGCCCGCCGAGACGATCGTCGAGTACGGCGAGGATCACGACTTCGACGTGATCGTCATGCCGACCAGCGGCCGGCAGGGGCTGTCCCGGTACCTGCTGGGTAGCGTCACCGAGAAGGTCGTCCGGCTCTCGGAGACGCCCGTGCTGACGGCGCGGATGGCTGCCGACGAGGAGTTCGTCGTCCCCTTCGATCGGATCCTCGTCCCGACTGACGGGAGCAAGGCGGCCGAAAGCGCCACACAGCACGCGTTCGAACTGGCAGCGGCGATGGGCGCGGACGTCCACGCGCTGTCGGTCGTCGATACCGGTGCGTTCAGTTCCGACGTGCGCTCCGAGCGTCTCTCCGACGCCGGGAAATCACACGCCTCGGAGGTCGTCGAGACGGTCGCGGACGCCGCGACGGAACACGGCCTCGACGGCGTCACGACGCACGTGGAATCGGGCTCGCCTACCGAGGAGATCCACGAGGTCGTCGACCGGGAGGGGATCGACGCCGTCGTGATGGGTACGACCGGTCGACAGGGTGTCGAACGAATTCTACTGGGGAGCGTCGCAGAGAAGACCGTTCGATCGGTTCCGGTCCCGGTCATCACGATCCGCAACGGCCCGCGACCGCTGCTGTGATCGTCTCGAACGGGTCGGTCACCTTCGCGGATCGGCAGATAATTACCGCCACTGCTCGATCACAGAGGTGATGGCGGTACTCGCAGTCGACGTGATCATCATCCTCCTGGCGACCGGTGCGATCTGGGTCGGCAGCGGCTGGCTCGAAAACGCCAGCGAACGGCTCGCGACCTACTACGGACTGCCGGAGGTCGTCCAGGGGTCGATCGTCACCGCGGTCGGGTCGAGTTTCCCCGAACTGGCGACGGTCGTCGTCGCGGCGATCACGGTCGACTCGCTGGAACTGGGCGTCGGTGCGATTGTCGGGTCCGCGGTGTTCAACATCCTCGTGATTCCGGCGCTGGCCGGAATCTCCACTGCGGAGGAACTCGAAGCCAACCGTGCGCTGGTGTACAAGGAGGCGCTGTTCTACATGCTCGCCGTCTCGATTCTCGTCATCACGTTCTCGTTCGCGGTCATCTACAACCCCGTCGACGGCACGGCCTACCTCGCCGGCGAGGTCACCCGCCCGCTGGCGGTGATCCCGCTCGGTATGTACGGACTGTACGTCTTCATCCAGTATCAGGACACCGCCGACCACGACAGCGATGTCGACAAGACCGGGATCACGGTCGGTCGCCAGTGGGGACTGCTGGCGGCCGGTCTGGCGGTCATTCTGGTCGCAGTCGAGCGGCTGGTTCACTCGGTCGACGTCATCGGGACGAGCCTGGACGTGCCCGCCTTCATCATGGGCGTGACGATCGCCGCCGCCGCGACCAGCCTGCCCGACGCGATGGTGAGCGTCCGGGCCGCGAGCGAAGACAGGGGGATAACCGCCCTCGCGAACGTGTTGGGCTCGAACACGTTCGATCTGCTGGTCGCGATTCCGGTCGGGGTGATGCTCGTCGGCAGCACCCCGATCAACTTCTCGATGGCGATCCCGATGTTCGGCGTGCTCACGCTGGCGACGATCATGCTGTTCACCGCGCTCCGGACCGACCTTGCGCTCTCAGTCGTCGAGTCGTACGGGCTGCTTGCCGCGTACGTGCTGTTCGTCCTCTGGATCGTCCTCGAGACGCTTGATGTCGCGGTCGACTTGCTGCCGACCTGATCGTTCATAGTGGCCGTTGTACGTCTCTCTCGGGTCGACCGTACGACTGCGTATGGTCACACCGGTAAATCGGTACAACGGTCACTATCAGGCGACCGTCTCCTCGGCTTTGACCGCCGGTTCGTCGATGTACCGTTCCTTCCAGGTCCCTCGCAGGAACCACGGGACCGCCACCGTCGCCCCGACGATGTTGCCCAGCGCCATCCCGACCCAGATCCCGGTCGCGCCCCAGTCGAAGACGAACACCAGCAGGGCGATGCTCGCGACCCGACCGATCCACAGCGTGACGATCGATAGCACCATCGCGGTCCGGGTGTTGCCGGCCCCGCGGAACGCCCCGAAGATGACCTGCGAGACGCCGATGAAGGCGAACTCCGCCGACCGGATCCGAACGTACTCGACGCCGAGATCGATCGTCGCCGCGGCGTCCTCGACGCCGCTGCCGAGGAAGACGCTGACGATCGGTTCGGTGAACGCCAGCGCGACCGCGGCGACGACGATCATCACGCCCGCGCCGGTCCCGGCCGCCAGCCACGTCGCGCGTGCCGCCCGATCAGCCCGGTCGGCCCCGAGGTTCTGGCCGACCATCGTATCGATCGCCCGGCCGAGCCCCATCGCCGGCAGGAACACGAGCGAGATGAGCCGGTTGCCCAGCCCGTAGGCGGCCACGACCGGCGGCGCGAACGTGACGACGATCGCGGTGAGCGTGATCATCGCCAGCGCGCTGGCAGACTGTTCGATCATGCTGGGCGTCCCCAGTCTGATGATGTCCTCGATCACGCCGAGGTCGGGTCGCAGATGCGACAGCGACACCGCCGGACCGATCCCCGTCGCGAACAGCAGGTACAGCCCGATCGCGGTCGCGACGCCCCGCGAGAGGATCGTCGCCAGCGCGGCCCCGCCGATCCCGAGCCCGGTGAAGCCGGTCGCCGACAGCAGCGTCGCTTCGATCCCGCTCAGCCCGACCATCCCGAACAGCGGGTTCGACTGGAAGCCGAAGATGAAGATCGGATCGATCACCACGTTCAGCCCCACGGAGATCGCCATCACGAACATCGGCGTCCGCGTGTCGCCGTAGCCGCGCATGAGCGCCGAGAAGACGAAGAACCCGAACATCAGCGGGATCCCCAGGAAGATGACCTCCATGTAGTCGGCAGCCAGCGGGATGACTGCTGCCGACGTCTGGGGATCGCTGGGGAGCAACTCCAGGGCCGGCCGCGTGTAGAAGTAGCCGACGATCCCGATCACGACCGACAGCAGCGAGACGAACATCACGGTCTGACCGGTGACCAGCCCGGCCGAGCGCTTCCCCTTCGCGCCGGTGTACTGTGCGACCAGGATCGCACCGGCGGTCGTGAACCCGCCCGCGATCGCGATGAGCAGGAAGATCAGCGGGAAGGCGAGGCTAATCGCGCCGACGGCGTCCGTCGAGAGCCGGCCCAGCCAGAGCGTGTCGGCGATGTTGTAAGTGACCTGCAGCAGCTGGATGACGATGATCGGCCAGGCCAGCCGGACGAGCGGCCGGATCAGGCTCCCCTCGGTGATCGACTCCGAGGGATCGTCTGCCGGCGATTCCGGGTCGTCGCCGCCACCGGACGGACCGCCGCCGGGTTCCGGATCCCCGGTGACGGATCCGGCCGACTCGTCGGGCGTCGGCTCGGGTACCGACGCGTCCGATTCGGAGTCGGGTGACTCGTCGGGCGACCTCTCGTCAGTCCGGCGGCGATCGTCCTCGGAACGATCTGTCACGACCTGAACCTCAGAAGCAACGATCAATTAGGGTTGCGTTTCCGCGGCGCCGGCGGATCGTCTCCCGACGTGGTTTCGATACAGGACAACCGCGACGCGACCCGTGTCGTTTTCACGCTCGCGCCCCCGTGTCGAACTGATGGTTGCTGCCGAACCGAACGCCGGGGGTGCACTCGAGTTCGAGCATCGCCCCACGAGCGACCAGCACTTCGAGAACGCGCTGGCGAAGGCCCGCGACGGGACGCGACTGGCGGTCGCGGACGCGATCGAACTGCTCACGACCGGCAGCGACAGCGAGGGGATCGACCGCGAGCGCAAAGAGCAGGTGCTCGAGGCCGCCGACTACCGCCGCGCCGAACGGGTCGGGCGGGAGGTCACGTTCGTCGCCAACCTCAACAACAACGTCACGACCGCCTGCAACACCGGCTGTCTGTTCTGCAACTTCAAGGACCGTTCCGACCAGTTCCTCGAATCGTCCGACGTCGACCACGGCGGGTTCACCAAGACGCCTGCCCGGTCCCGCGAAGTCGTCGCCGACGCCGTCGAGCGCGGGATCTACGAGGTGACCTCCGTCTCGGGGCTGCACCCCGCGCTGG
This window of the Halapricum desulfuricans genome carries:
- a CDS encoding phosphoribosylaminoimidazolesuccinocarboxamide synthase; protein product: MTSVKDFRIDQEPTAEDLGRGAFVFTDDYSVFDWGKMPDEIPQKGASLCTMGAYNFEVLEQNHIPTHYEGVAVPGEAVGADAERAVVDLSEALVAGIAPREMVISLTQVPDLPHDGADYDYDAYHEAAGENYLIPLEIVFRNTVPVGSSLRKRSEPTEYGLDYEEWPDEPVDLPEPIVEFSTKYEKQDRYLDREQADRIAGAADIDRLEELALSVDHILTEQAARSGFVHEDGKIECFYHEGEIRVADVVGTFDENRFSYDGQEVSKEVLRQYHKRTQPEWVAAVSEAKDAADERGVADWKSLCDREPEPLESAVIETARDLYCAGMNAYVGGDVFDAPDIDTAVEAAREL
- a CDS encoding universal stress protein; this translates as MYEKILFPFDGSDGAAEVLQHAGELAHWEDGSIRLLYVADTNEVSVSRVGDEMLDSLIEHGEEILSDAAGILESLDVRYTTDIAKGTPAETIVEYGEDHDFDVIVMPTSGRQGLSRYLLGSVTEKVVRLSETPVLTARMAADEEFVVPFDRILVPTDGSKAAESATQHAFELAAAMGADVHALSVVDTGAFSSDVRSERLSDAGKSHASEVVETVADAATEHGLDGVTTHVESGSPTEEIHEVVDREGIDAVVMGTTGRQGVERILLGSVAEKTVRSVPVPVITIRNGPRPLL
- a CDS encoding sodium:calcium antiporter, translated to MMAVLAVDVIIILLATGAIWVGSGWLENASERLATYYGLPEVVQGSIVTAVGSSFPELATVVVAAITVDSLELGVGAIVGSAVFNILVIPALAGISTAEELEANRALVYKEALFYMLAVSILVITFSFAVIYNPVDGTAYLAGEVTRPLAVIPLGMYGLYVFIQYQDTADHDSDVDKTGITVGRQWGLLAAGLAVILVAVERLVHSVDVIGTSLDVPAFIMGVTIAAAATSLPDAMVSVRAASEDRGITALANVLGSNTFDLLVAIPVGVMLVGSTPINFSMAIPMFGVLTLATIMLFTALRTDLALSVVESYGLLAAYVLFVLWIVLETLDVAVDLLPT
- a CDS encoding MATE family efflux transporter, producing the protein MTDRSEDDRRRTDERSPDESPDSESDASVPEPTPDESAGSVTGDPEPGGGPSGGGDDPESPADDPSESITEGSLIRPLVRLAWPIIVIQLLQVTYNIADTLWLGRLSTDAVGAISLAFPLIFLLIAIAGGFTTAGAILVAQYTGAKGKRSAGLVTGQTVMFVSLLSVVIGIVGYFYTRPALELLPSDPQTSAAVIPLAADYMEVIFLGIPLMFGFFVFSALMRGYGDTRTPMFVMAISVGLNVVIDPIFIFGFQSNPLFGMVGLSGIEATLLSATGFTGLGIGGAALATILSRGVATAIGLYLLFATGIGPAVSLSHLRPDLGVIEDIIRLGTPSMIEQSASALAMITLTAIVVTFAPPVVAAYGLGNRLISLVFLPAMGLGRAIDTMVGQNLGADRADRAARATWLAAGTGAGVMIVVAAVALAFTEPIVSVFLGSGVEDAAATIDLGVEYVRIRSAEFAFIGVSQVIFGAFRGAGNTRTAMVLSIVTLWIGRVASIALLVFVFDWGATGIWVGMALGNIVGATVAVPWFLRGTWKERYIDEPAVKAEETVA